The Hyphomicrobium sp. 99 genome contains the following window.
GGCCGCATCATGTTGAAGACGTTCGCCATGCGCGAGCCATCGAGGAAGCCGCGCTCGTTCATGAGAGCGTCTAGGCTATCAAGCTGCATGTCGTCGGTGAACAGCAGGAGATCGCCGGCAAGCGAGAAATCGACCTGCGTCGTCAGCAGCGAGCAGCATTTGAAAGGCTCTTCGCCGCGCTGTGCGAGATACGCCAGTCCCGTCGCAAGAGCGGTGCCACCGACGCAATAGCCGAGCGCGTTGATCTGCTCGACGCCGGTCTCTTCTTGAACCGCGCGCACAGCCTCGAGAATACCTTCGAGCACGTAGTCCTCGAATGTCTTCTCCGCGAGCCGCTCGTCCGGATTGACCCACGACACGACGAACACCGTGAAGCCCTGGTCCACGACGTACTTGATGAGGCTCTTCGACGACGTGAGATCCAGGATGTAATATTTATTGATCCACGGCGGCACCATGATCAAAGGCCGCAAACGAACCTGCTCGGTCGTTGGCGCATATTGAATGAGCTGCAGCAGCTCATTCTGAAATACGATCTTGCCCGGTGTCGTTGCGAGGTTGCGGCCGAGTTCGAACGCGTTCGGATCGGTCTGGCTGATTTTCATCAGATCGCCCGAGCGCTTCAGGTCTTCCGCCAGCAGGTCCGCTCCGTTGAGGAGGTTCTGGGCATTCGTCGCGATGGTCTCCCGCAGCACTTCGGGATTGGTCGCGGGGAAGTTCGACGGCGAATAGGCGCTCGTGAGCTGCCGCAGATAAAACTCGGCCCGATGGCGCTCATAAGGTTCGAGATCCGGCGTCGCCGCCAACTGGTCCTCTGCCCATTTGCAGGCGAGGAGATAGGCCTGTTTGCAGAAGTCGAAGAACGGGTTCTTGTCCCACTCCGGATCCTTGAAGCGATTGTCGCCGGGAGCAGGTTGAATGAGCGGCGGTACGGCGAGGCCCATCATGCGGATGAGCACGTTGTTCCAGAGTGCCGCGAACTGCCTGACGAACTCGGCCTGGGCTTCGGAAAGCTTGACCGGATCGGAAAGCCATTTTCTCACCAGCGCCGAGACCGTTTCGGTGGCGGCCGAAAACTCTCTCGCCGGCGTGTAAGGCCCCATTTTCGCGTCAGGACGCTCGGCAAGCTGAGCGAAGGCTTCGCTTCCACGTTCGAAAGCCTTGAGCAGGTTCGAGGCGAACGTCTCCGGGTCCGAAATATGGTACGCAGAGAAAAAGGGCGGCAACTCGTGGCTGTCTTGCGGCATGGCGATTTTAGAAGCTTTCTGTTCTTGCCCCGTTGACGCGGGGTGGGACCCGTTCCTGCCGAAACCCTTGGCAACTGTGCAGTCAAGCCAGAGGTTGAATCAAGGGCGAATCGGACATGCCGGGGTTCAGGAATAGGTAGGCGGAGATGGCATCATCAAGGCCGCGGCGCATTTGCTCCCGCGTCGCGAAAAAACGCCGGGAAGGCGGTATTTGGAGCCATTCCTTGTTGCGGCGCGCTGCGGACTGGACGGGACATAGGGCGCAAGCGTAAAGAGGCATCGCCGGGCCAGATAGCGAACCAGATCGCGAAGGTGCGCCCGGTCGCCTGCTTGGCTCCAAGTGACACCTTTGGACCTTCGCGCGAGCCGACACTAACTGCCGTATTGCTGCGGCGCCGAGGGGTATAGATCTTTGAACGAAGAGTTCCACCGCATTAAGCGCCTGCCTCCTTACGTCTTTGCGGAAGTGAACCGTTTGAAGGCGACCGCCCGCGCGCGCGGCGCTGACATCGTCGATCTCGGTATGGGCAACCCCGACATGCCGACGCCACAGCATATCGTCGACAAGCTCATCGAAACGATCAATAAGCCGCGCACGCATCGCTACTCGGCGTCTAAAGGCATACCCGGGCTGCGCAAGGCTCAGGCCGCGTACTACGAACGGCGCTTCGGTGTGAAGCTCGACCCCGAAACCGAGATCGTGGCGACGCTCGGGTCGAAGGAAGGTTTCGCCAATATCGCACAGGCGATCGCCGCGCCCGGCGACGTCGTGCTGGTGCCCAATCCGACCTACCCGATACACACCTTCGGCTTCCTCATCGCCGGGGCGTCCGTGCGCCATCTGCCAGCGAGCAACGGAGATGATTTCCTCCGCGCCATCGAGCACGCGGTGAAGCATTCGATCCCGAAGCCGCTGGCGGTCGTGATATCGTTCCCGTCCAATCCGACGGCGATGGTTGTGGGCCTCGACTTCTACAAAGAAGCCGTAGCGCTCGCGAAGAAGCTCGGCATTATCATTCTGTCCGACATCGCCTACGCCGAACTCTACTACGACGACGAACCGCCGCCCTCGATCTTGCAGGTGCCGGGCGCCAAAGACATCACCGTCGAGTTCACGTCGCTGTCGAAAACCTACAACATGCCCGGCTGGCGTATGGGCTTTGCTGTCGGCAACGAACGCCTGATCGGCGCGCTGGCGCGTGTGAAGTCGTACCTGGACTACGGCGCTTTCACACCGATACAGGTCGCGGCGACTGCGGCTCTCAACGGACCGCAGGATTGCGTCGACGAAATCCGTGCGATGTACAAGAGCCGCCGCGATGTCCTCGTCGAAAGCTTCGGCAAGGCCGGTTTCCCCGTTCCGCCGCCGCCCGCAACGATGTTTGCGTGGGCGCCGGTGCCAGAACGCTATCGCGATATGGGCTCGGTCGAGTTTTCGAAAATGCTCATCGAAAAAGCCGACGTCGCCGTTTCTCCGGGCGTTGGCTTCGGCGAATACGGGGAGGGCTTCATTCGTATCGCTCTCGTTGAAAACGAGCAGCGAATTCGTCAGGCTGCGCGGTCGATCAAAAAGCTTTTTTCGGAATCAGCTGAGCCTTCGCATCCAGTCTCTAGTCCTAGAAAATCCGCTAGCCGATAATCATCACCCATGGAACCTCTCACACTTGGTATAGCCGGACTAGGCACGGTTGGCGGTGGCCTGCTGGGACTACTTCAGGCCAACGGATCTCACGTCGCCAATATCATCGGCCGCGAAATTCGCGTCACGGGAATCTCGGCACGAAATCACGCCAAGGAACGCGGCATCGCCGTGGATGGCGTCAAATGGTTCCACGATCCTGTCGCACTCGCGCGCGATCCGTCAAACGCGGTTTTTGTCGAGTTGATCGGCGGTGAAGAAGGCGTCGCGAAGGAAGCGGTCGAAGCCGCTCTTAACGCCCGGAAGCACGTCGTCACGGCCAACAAGGCGCTCCTTGCAAAGCATGGCGTCGAACTCGCGCGTCTCGCTGAGAAGAACGGCGTCGCCTTGAACTTCGAGGCGGCAGTCGCTGGTGGCATTCCGGTCATCAAGACGCTGCGCGAAGCGCTGGGCGCCAACCGCGTCAAGCGCGTTTACGGCATTCTGAATGGCACCTGCAACTATATCCTGACGCAGATGCAGAATGAAAAGCGCACCTTCGCCGACGTGCTGAAGGAAGCGCAGGCGCTGGGATATGCCGAAGCCGATCCGACGTTCGACATTGGCGGCTTCGACGCCGCGCACAAGCTCGCGCTTCTGACGAGCCTCGCCTTCGGAACACGCGTTGCCTTCGAGCAAATCCATGTCGAAGGCATCCAGTCGATCACGCAGGCGGATATCGAGGCGGCCGACAGTCTGGGCTACCGCATCAAGCTGCTCGGTGTTTCGATGGAGACCGAAAGCGGCATCGAGGCTCGCGTCTCGCCGGTTCTGATCAACAAGGATTCCGCCATCGCCGAAGTTTCCGGAGTAACGAACGCCGTCGCGATCGATGGCGATTTCTCCGGGAATATTCTGCTCGTCGGTCCGGGTGCGGGCGCTAAACCGACGGCTTCGGCCGTGGCGGGCGATATCCTCGATATCGCGCGTGGTCTCGTCGTGCCGCCGTTCGTTACGCCCGTCGCACAGCTGAAGGCCCACAGGCGCGCCAAGCTCGATCAGCATTATGGCTCCTACTACGTCCGGCTGGCGCTGTATGATAAGCCGGGCGCCATGGCGAACATCGCCAAGGGCATGGGCGACCAGAACATTTCGCTCGAAAGCATCGTGCAACATCGTCCGCAGACACTGCACGCGCCGCGAGTGGGCTCGCGAATTCCGAAGAATGCAGATCAGCCGGTCATCATCATTACGCATGAGACGACCGAAGAAGCGATGCGCAGGGCGCTCGATACGATCGAGAAAGACGGAAACGTCACTGAACGCCCCCAGATGATACGAATCGAAGAGCTTTGATTTTCCCCTTAGGCCCCCGCGTGGAAGGACATCAATATGAGCAGAGCTGAGCAATCGAACGGCACGCACGGGCCGGGTCTCGATCGGATTTTGGTGCTCGAGCTCGCACGTGTGACTGAAGCAGCCGCCATCGCCGCCGCGCATCTCCGTGGCCGCGGCAACGAGAAGGCAGCCGACAAGGCCGCCGTCGATGCGATGCGCCGCGAACTTGGCCGCGTCGAAATCCGGGGCACCGTCGTCATCGGCGAAGGCGAGATGGACGAAGCTCCGATGCTTTATATCGGCGAGAAAGTGGGAACGGGTGAGGGCCCCGAAGTCGATATTGCGGTCGATCCACTCGAAGGCACGACCATCTGCGCGAAATCGATGCCGAACGCGTTGGCTGTACTCGCGATCTCCGAGAAGGGCGGATTGCTCCACGCGCCCGACATGTACATGAACAAGATCGCCGTTGGCCCCGGCTATCCCGAAGGCGTCGTCGACCTCGATGCCTCACCGGCTGAAAATCTCAGCGCGCTCGCGAAGGCGAAGGGCGTGCCGATCTCCGAGATCATGGCTTGCATTCTCGACCGTCCGCGCCACGCCGAATTGATCCGCGCCGTGCGCGAGGCCGGTGCGGGCGTGTCGCTCATTCCGGACGGCGACATCGCAGGCGTGATCTGGACGACCGATCCCAAGGAAACGGGCATCGACATCTACATGGGCTCGGGCGGCGCGCCGGAAGGCGTGCTCGCAGCCGCCGCCTTGCGCTGCATCGGCGGTCAGATCCAGGGCCGTCTCATGCCGATGAAGGACGAAGAACGTCTGCGCGCCGAAAAGATGGGCATTTCCGACATCACTCGGAAGTTCAAGCTTGAGGACATGGCATCCGCTGACGTCGTCTTCTCGGCAACCGGCGTGACCGATGGCTCGCTGCTGAAGGGCGTTCGCATCAGTGGCGATTTCGCCGAGACTGAAACGGTCGTGATGCGCTCGAAGACGGGCACCGTCCGCCGCATCAAGTCGACGGTCCGCAACGTCGGAACGCGCTTCATATAAGTCGGATCTGGCGAAGGGCTCGTATTGCAGTGGATACAACGCGAGCCCCCGCCGCCGGATAGACCGAATCGACCTACAACCTGATTGGATCAAATGCGCACGGCAGTCGCACGGCGGCCGGCTCCGCGCAGCGGAGTCGCCGTGCGCAAAAGACGGCCGCGCACGGCGGCCGGCTCCGCGTAAGCGGAGCAGCCGTGCGCAAACAAAAAAGGGTATTCGATTGCGCACGAATCTCGCGACGATGGAATTGGAGGGCGGCGCGGAGCGTGCCTTTCTCGGCGTTGAAAAAAGCGCGCGCGGTTTCACTTGGCGCGAGCGTCTGCCGCAACATCTAAGACCGCTCGGAACAGCCATCAGCCAGCGTCACGGATTGCCCGATCTGATGGGCCGTGTGCTCGCCGCTCGCGGCGTTCAGCTCGACGACGTCGCAACCTTTCTCGATCCGACGCTCAAGGCGCTGATGCCCGACCCGAGTTCGCTCCGCGATATGGAGAAGGCCGCAGCGCGCCTCGCCGACGCTGTGCAAGCAAAGCAGAATGTCGCGATATTCGGCGACTACGACGTCGACGGCGCGTGCTCATCGGCCCTCATGAAGCGCTTCCTCGAGCATCATGACACGCCCGCGCGCATCTACATTCCAGACCGCATCTTCGAAGGCTATGGCCCGAACGCGGCCGCCATCGAGACGCTCGTCAACGAAGGCGCGAAGCTCATCGTGACGGTGGACTGCGGAACGACGAGCCACGAACCGCTCGCGGTCGCGCGGAAGCTTGGCGCCGACGTCGTCATCATCGATCACCATCAGGCGGACGAGCGCCTGCCCGAGGTCCAGGCGGTCGTCAATCCGAACCGCCAGGACGACATCTCGGGGCAGGGGATGCTGTGCGCTGCCGGCGTCGTGTTCCTCGTGCTCGTCGCAACGGCCCGCGAACTGCGGCGGCGCGGATTCTATGCCGCCTCTCGCGAACCCGACCTGTTGGCACTGCTCGACCTTGTTGCCCTCGCGACAGTCGCCGACGTCGTTCCGTTGGTCGGCCTCAATCGCGCCTACGTCAAAAAAGGCCTCGCGGTGATGCGCGCGCGCGAGAACGTCGGCCTGACCGCTTTGGCCGACGCGGCAGGCCTCACCGTGCCGCCGACGCCCTATCATCTGGGATACATCCTCGGGCCCCGCATCAACGCGGGCGGCCGCATAGGCAACGCGGCTCTCGGCGCGACGCTTCTCTCGACATCCGACCCAGTCGAAGCCCAACGCATTGCCGAGCTGCTCAATCGCCTCAACAAGGAGCGCAAGGACATCGAGACGCTGGTGCTGGAGGAGGCGCTAGCGCTTGCCGATCGCCAAGTCTCTGAGGATCCATCACGCGCGCTTCTGATCGTCGCTTCGGACACGTGGCATAAGGGCGTGGTCGGTCTCGTCGCCAGCCGCCTTGTCGAACGTTTCCGCCGGCCCGCATGTGTGATCGCATGGGAAGCAAACGCGATGGGCACAGGCTCGCTGCGATCCGTCCCCGGCATAGATCTCGGAGCCGCAATTCGCGCCGCCGTCACGGCGGGCCTCTTGGCGAAAGGCGGCGGCCACGCCATGGCCGCTGGCTTGACGGTCGGAAGAGACGGTCTCGCAGCGCTCGAGCAATTCATGCTGGCTCACCTGGGCTCGGCCGCGCAAGGCGTAGGCGACACGGCGCATCTCGACATCGATGCCTCGATCGTTGCCTCCGGCGCGACGCGCGAGCTGATGGATCTGATCGAGCGAGTCAGCCCGTTTGGTCAGGGCAACTCGGAAGCGCGTTTCGCGTTGCCGGCGCATCGCGTCAAGTTCGGGAAGCTGATTGGCGAAGCCCACATCCGCGTCATTCTGGAAGGCGGCGACGGCTGCCGCTTAGACGGCGTGGCATTTCGGGCCGCTGGGCAGCCACTGGGCGATCTTTTGATGTCTGCGGGCGGAATGCCCCTGCACGTCGCAGGCCATCTGCGGCGCGATACCTGGGGCGGACGAGAGCGCATCGAACTGCAGATTGAGGACGCCGCCGACCCGCGCCGCCAGTAAAATTGGCCTGCGGCGTCAGGTGCCTATCCTGTCGCAGGAAATGGGCGCGCACTCGGCTTGCCAAACGCGGTGAAAGCCGCTTATAGGGTGCAGCTCTTGTTACCCACGGCCGCTCCCTTCGTCTATCGGTTAGGACGTCAGATTTTCATTCTGAAAAGAGGGGTTCGATTCCCCTAGGGAGCGCCAAGCACAACATCTCCCCATGCCGGCTCGTCGACAGCCCGCGAAGCCGCAGAAGCGGCTAGGTTTTTGGTACTTGGTTCGTCGTGTCCCGAAGGAATTCCGGGATGTGGACAGACGCAATCCTGCGATGATCAGCAACAGGCATTCGGATCACATAGGATCTCCGTGGAATGCGAGCGAGCCACGAGGTTGGAGCAAGAGTGGAGAGTCCTCAAAACACCTCGAGATTCGGCGGAAGAAGAATCTTCAAAGAGATCCGCGAATGCCGGACACTGAAATTCGAGGAGCTTCTTCGTCCCATCGATTACTTCGCTCAAGGTCAGACTCGAAGCGAACGCGAAACCACGTGCGAACGCTGAGGGCGCTACGAGATTGTCGAGAAATCCCAGAAGCGGACTCTTGGCGGTGCTGAAGGACCCTCGCTCCAGCGGGTCGCAACGACGACCGCTTTCGAGTGGTTTGCGGACCTGACCCGTACGTCTTTCGATATGCCTGCAAAGCTACAGAAGATGCGTTCTCTAGAGCTGCGACCGTAGCTCCGTCTTACCGGACCGCATCGTCCGCACCAGCGGCACAGCCCAAACAGCGCTTAAATATATAGCGGCGGCCGTGAAAACCTCGAGCGGCCGGACCCATGCGGGATGATCATAGAAGCCGCGATCAGCAATGCCGATGACGCCGGCAGTGAGATAGGCGAGCGAGATCGCTGGAAAGATGGACCAAGATAGAGGATTGGGGCGCAAGCTCGCCCAAGGAACCGCCCACAGAAGGTACCATGGATTGATGACCGGCGCGAAAAGCAGAAGCGCAATCAGCCAGGTATCCGCGGGGGGGAAAGTTCCCCGTTCCTTAAGCAGCCAACGAAGGACCAGCGCACCACTTAGCCCGCATCCTAACGCGAGGCCGAGGATACGAGCCGCAGGATCCCCACACGCCTCCTTCAGGACAGCAAAACCGAACGAGTTGAATTCAAACCATTGCGCGAAATATTGCAGCCCTGCCTGCTCGGTCGCGCCTTTCAGGATAAATGGCGCATAGAGAGCGGCGAGTGCGGCCCCGGCGCCGAGGGAAACCAAGCACCAGCGGCTGCGGACGAAGCTCGGAGCAATGATGATCGCGAATGGTTTGCAGGCCAACGCCAGACCGAACGCCAAGCCGCTTTTTATCGAACGTCCCTTGCCAAGCAGCGCAAAGCTCGCCACCGTTAGAAAAGCACCCACCACGTCCGCGTGCGCGTTGAACGATATCTCGAAAATAACGAGCGGGCAGAGCGCGTATCGCAGTCCGGCGCGATATCCGCCCAGCCGTGCAACGAGCGCCCAGAGACCCAAATCAAAAACAAGGAACAGCGACTTGAGGGCGGTTAAACTCGCCGGGGCGATCCACGCCGACGCCGCGAAGACGTATTGAAGGGACGGCGCGTAAATCGTCGGAATTTCAGGGTTGTTGATTTGGGCCAGGATCGCGCGCCACGCAGGGGTAAGGCTTGCGTCGTCGACATACGAGAGCGGAGGCGTTCCGTAGGGGGTGCCATCAGCCAAGAACCTGAAGCCGTCCCAAAGATATCGCGCCCAATCATCCTCGTAGACAGGGTGGCTCCAAATCCCGGCAACACGGACCGCGATGGCGCACGCGGTCGCCCATCTCAGAGTAAATGGCGAGAGCTCTTGACCGGCGAAGAAGAGAGCATAGGCAAGCCACGCTAGGCCAAGCGACATGACGAACGATAACGCGTGCACGGGAGGCGATTGCGCTAGCCACGCGAGCATCGCAAATGTGGTCAGGATAAGCGTTGAGGCCACTGCGCCGCGATAGGTGGCAAAGAGCTTCATGCTTTGAGCGGATCAACGATCCACATCATTGAGCTTCCAATTGTAAAAGAAGCCATCGATGCTTTCGAAGTGGTTCAGCCGTTTTGAAAGCGGCTCGGACGCATAGGCGCGGAGATGCGTTATGACGCCCTTATCGTCACCTCCAAAATCCTCTTTGAACCACTTGTAGATCTCCGAAACGCGCAGTGCCTTCTCTGATGCATCGACGCCGTGTGAGTCGTTGATGAACTCGCGCGCGGCTGCATCAAGCTGTGTCTCGAGCTTGGCGCCCGTGAAGCCTTCCGTCTGCAGGTTCGGGCAGCCGATGGAGGCGCAGTTGAGCGCATAGTGGACGCGCGGATCGTGGAAAACTGGCCTGAGGATGCCATGCTCGATGTCGTCAAGGCTGAGTTCAACCCCGCGCAGCTTCGTAACCTTTTTCTTCCACGGGCCGCCGGTGAACGTCGCCACCAATCCGCCGCCGAGCGAAATATTTTTGATGGACGCGACCGGATAATGATCAAGAACGATGTCGATCGTTTTGGCATTATAAAGATTGGCAAGAAGGGCGAACTGCTCCGGCCGGTCAAGCGTTGCGGGATCCACGCCCTCCAGCTGAGAGATGTAGTGTTTCAAGCGCTGGCGGTCTTCCGGTAGAACAGACTTATAGTCGAAGCTGGTCGTATTCCCGCGTCGCTTGACGTATTTGCCGAGGATACCGTCCCAAACGCTGTGATCGACCACAACCTGCGAACCGGTCGCCGCGTTGGCAAAGAGTTCGGCAGGCCCTTCAGCCCGAGCTTGCTGGCTGACCATAAAAAACGCAATGCACAGCAAGCCCCTGCGCAGGAACGCCGCGAAAAAAGCGCCGGTCCGACGTATGGCCGGTTTCGTTATAAACATGAGCCCCCGCCCCCTCTGTTTGAGTCCTTAGCGATTGTTATGAGGCGAACGGTGCTTCCGATCGGTCGCCCGGTCTCGTGAGAGTTATCAGTCGACCCGGCACGACGCCTTTCCGAGGACGCAGAAGCGAGAGCAATGGCGATGATTGAGGCTCACAGTCGACCGGGCGTCCTCCAGCGTGCCGCCCAATTCGAAGTCCTTCGCATAAGGAAGCAAGGTGCACGCCACGACAGTCGGGCTTTCTGCGCCCTTGCGTTTGATGACCATTCGCGATGAGGCACACATCACATCGCGAGGGCTGAGGTTCAGCTTCTTCCAGCATCCCTCGCTAACCTCTGGTGTGTTGTCGTCATCCAACATCTCAGGGAATAGGATGAGGCGCCTGCTGTCCGCGGCATTGATGTCGAGGCCAACTTGGGAGAACAGCTGCTGATAGCCGCGGCGCATCTCGTCCTCATCAATAGTCCAAAGAAGCCTGCCCGCTATCGATACATCGAAACTGTGCTTTGCAAGCCAGGCCAAGCCCTCCAAGGCGGGCTGCCAAGTGCGAGCGCCACGAATTTCCTCATGACCTTCTTGCTCGTAATGGTCGAGCGAAACGCGTAACGATAATCGGCCGGGAAACCGCGTTTGCAGCTCCTGCAGCGCCTCGCGATGCCTCTGCATCGGGCGCATTGCGTTGGTCAGGACGAGCACTGAAAAGCCTTGAAACAGGCAATCCTCGAGCATGCCGATGATGTCGGGGTTCATGAAGGGCTCGCCTCCCGTAAAGCCGATCAGGCTCGGCTTTTTGGGGATCTGACGCGCTTCATCGAGAAACCGGCCGACCTCCGCTCGCGTGAGATAAACGAGCTGATCGTTCTTGGGCGAAGAGTCGATATAGCAGTTTTGGCACGCGATGTTGCAGAGCGTGCCGGTGTTGAACCACACCGTCTCGTAGCCTTGAAACGGAACCTGTGCCCTCGGTTCGCCGGTGATCGTGACGTCGGGATTGGAGAACTTGCGCGGAGCGGCAGTCTGCCCAGTCTCAGTCGATTCAAGCGCAACAATCGTCATCACATCTCGCAGCGGGAGGTGACGGATGAGTGGTGGAACTCCAGCCCGTCGCTGTGAGTCCCGTTGTCGCTCCATGCGAACTCCGCCCCTGGGCTCGTCGTTTAAAGAGCGAGCTTCAACGGTCCAACGAAGAAAACAAAATATGCTTAGCTCCGACGGTGATATCGCGCAGGTCTGCGCGGCATGATGCAGCATGCCGCCATCGTCGATGAAATGGATGATTTCGTAGTCGGAGGTTCGGGCTCCCGGAATATCGCGGCTCCGCGCATCATCGCGCTCCGGCGTCGCTCGCTATCGAGGCTCCCAACCATATTTTCGCCGCCTTATTCAAAATTGAACAATGCTCAGCAGAAAAGATCATTTCCCGGTTAGGAGCCGAGCACCTAGCGATCTGCGGTCGAGTTGTTGTGGTGATGCTCTGACCAAACTGGGGAAATAGATGCGAATTAAAATTGTAGGGATCGCAGTGTGCGCACTCGCGGGGTTTGTGGCCACGAATGCCGCGAACGCGTCCGGCAGCTACGGCGGCGCCGCCGGGTTCACTCCTCCGAAGCTCAAAAAAGAATCGAAGCCCGCTGAAGCTTCGGAGCCGAAGAAAGAGGAACCGAAGAAAGAGAAGAAGAAGAAATCCAGCGAACTCACTGTGCCCGAAGCGCATAGCCGGAAGTCCTAAAGAAGTTATGAACGCCCGTCCGTGGGGGAGGGCGTGGATAAAGTCGAGTACACGGGGGTTGCATAAAAAATGAAGACTATCGTTCAAACCGCACGCCATTCAAGGCTGCGGCTGGCGCAAGCTATTGCCTGCTCCACAGCTATTATGGCCATCATTGGAACGTCACAGGCCATGGCGCAGCAGTCTGCTTATGTGCCGAATAAAGGCGAACTCCAAACGTCGTTTGGAACCGTCTACCAGGACTATAATAGCGCATGGCAAGGTAAGACTTTCGGGGAATATCCGCGGACGACAACGATCCAGGAATACCTGGTATCGATCTCCTACGGCCTCACCGAAAACCTATCGCTGGATGCCAGCACCGGCTACGGAACACTCACCGGCGGCCTTTCGAAAGGCGCACGGCCCAACCCGAACGGCTGCTGGAACAAACCCCTCAACACATTCGATGGACGGCAGTGCCAGGATCCGATCCCGCAAGGCAGCCGCGACGGTCGGCTCGATTCGACCGTCGGCCTGCGTTGGAGCGCGGTCAAAGAGAACAGCGAGCAGTGGGATAGCCTGCCCACGATTGCGCTATACGGCGCAGCCATCATTAAGGGTGACTATGAGCCGACGCCGCAGGCGCTCGGTAACGGTGCGAATGGATTCAAATCCGGCATCGCTCTCGGACGGTACTGGAAGCAGATCGAATTCGGTATCAACGCCGGCCTCGAGTACCAGTACTTGAAAGGCCCGCAGGACGTCGTGCCGAACAACTTGAATGGAAGTGTCGGCGTCTACAAATTCTTGGGGCCCTACTTCGTTTCGAGTGGCTATCAGTTTCAGCACAGCCAGAGCGGCTGGGACACCGGCAAAGGACCGTTTCTTGCCAACCCGGACAACTTGCCGGCCGACCTGGTCGGTCCGCCGGATAGCCGCGACTACAATCGTATGCTGAACGCGGTAGGCCGGAAGGAAAATTGGCAGAGCTGGCAGTTAGGCGCCGGCTATGTGACGGAAGGCGGCACGGTCATTTTTGCCTCCTACACTGACGTGTTCGACGGCCGGAACACGGCTGATCGCTCGACATGGCAGCTGAACCTGACAGTTCCAAATCAACTTTTCCACCGGGACTGACAGCGGTAACCGACAGCAAACGGTATCCGGCCTCGTTGAACCGCAGCGACATTCTGATCGCTGCACTCGACGAGGCCGGGTCCCAAACCAGCTGATCAAAGAATTAGGATCTACCGATGAGCCCGCAAAGATTGAGCGTCGAGGATATCTTCGTATTGATCCCCGCACTCAATGAAGCCGGGTCGATTGCCTCAGTGATCGGCCGTCTTCGCGCTTTGGGATGCTCTCATATCCGAGTAGTCAACAACGGCTCGACGGATGACACGGCTGCAATCGCGCGCGGTGCAGGCGCTGTCGTCGTCGATGAGCCGATAGCGGGCTACGGAATGGCGTGTTGGCGTGGACTGCAAGACCTACCGGAGAACGCCCGGTGGGTTCTGTTCTGCGATGCAGATGGCTGCGATGAGCTCGAAGCTCTCCCGCACTTTATCGCGGCGGCGAGAGAGGGTGCGGACCTCGTGCTCGCAGATCGTCTCAGTCTGCCTGATTCGGCGGAAAAACTGACGTTACCGCAACGCTTCGGAAACCGCTTGGCTGTGGTTTTGATCAGGCTGCTCTGGGGCGCAAGGTTTAACGACCTGGGTCCGATGCGCCTCGTCAA
Protein-coding sequences here:
- a CDS encoding DUF547 domain-containing protein, with amino-acid sequence MVSQQARAEGPAELFANAATGSQVVVDHSVWDGILGKYVKRRGNTTSFDYKSVLPEDRQRLKHYISQLEGVDPATLDRPEQFALLANLYNAKTIDIVLDHYPVASIKNISLGGGLVATFTGGPWKKKVTKLRGVELSLDDIEHGILRPVFHDPRVHYALNCASIGCPNLQTEGFTGAKLETQLDAAAREFINDSHGVDASEKALRVSEIYKWFKEDFGGDDKGVITHLRAYASEPLSKRLNHFESIDGFFYNWKLNDVDR
- a CDS encoding radical SAM protein; protein product: MTIVALESTETGQTAAPRKFSNPDVTITGEPRAQVPFQGYETVWFNTGTLCNIACQNCYIDSSPKNDQLVYLTRAEVGRFLDEARQIPKKPSLIGFTGGEPFMNPDIIGMLEDCLFQGFSVLVLTNAMRPMQRHREALQELQTRFPGRLSLRVSLDHYEQEGHEEIRGARTWQPALEGLAWLAKHSFDVSIAGRLLWTIDEDEMRRGYQQLFSQVGLDINAADSRRLILFPEMLDDDNTPEVSEGCWKKLNLSPRDVMCASSRMVIKRKGAESPTVVACTLLPYAKDFELGGTLEDARSTVSLNHRHCSRFCVLGKASCRVD
- the recJ gene encoding single-stranded-DNA-specific exonuclease RecJ, with translation MELEGGAERAFLGVEKSARGFTWRERLPQHLRPLGTAISQRHGLPDLMGRVLAARGVQLDDVATFLDPTLKALMPDPSSLRDMEKAAARLADAVQAKQNVAIFGDYDVDGACSSALMKRFLEHHDTPARIYIPDRIFEGYGPNAAAIETLVNEGAKLIVTVDCGTTSHEPLAVARKLGADVVIIDHHQADERLPEVQAVVNPNRQDDISGQGMLCAAGVVFLVLVATARELRRRGFYAASREPDLLALLDLVALATVADVVPLVGLNRAYVKKGLAVMRARENVGLTALADAAGLTVPPTPYHLGYILGPRINAGGRIGNAALGATLLSTSDPVEAQRIAELLNRLNKERKDIETLVLEEALALADRQVSEDPSRALLIVASDTWHKGVVGLVASRLVERFRRPACVIAWEANAMGTGSLRSVPGIDLGAAIRAAVTAGLLAKGGGHAMAAGLTVGRDGLAALEQFMLAHLGSAAQGVGDTAHLDIDASIVASGATRELMDLIERVSPFGQGNSEARFALPAHRVKFGKLIGEAHIRVILEGGDGCRLDGVAFRAAGQPLGDLLMSAGGMPLHVAGHLRRDTWGGRERIELQIEDAADPRRQ
- a CDS encoding glycosyltransferase family 2 protein; this translates as MSPQRLSVEDIFVLIPALNEAGSIASVIGRLRALGCSHIRVVNNGSTDDTAAIARGAGAVVVDEPIAGYGMACWRGLQDLPENARWVLFCDADGCDELEALPHFIAAAREGADLVLADRLSLPDSAEKLTLPQRFGNRLAVVLIRLLWGARFNDLGPMRLVNRVLLDEIDMQDRGFGWTVEMQIRAAQLGARFTELPVCYRSRRHGRSKISGTVRGVIMAGTTILSTIAYHALWPRGADLKFASLRRPM